From one Luteolibacter sp. SL250 genomic stretch:
- a CDS encoding SGNH/GDSL hydrolase family protein: MKSIRTLFRISALSLVVACAATLHAEPAPLKLKDNDLWVMVGDSITAQRQHSNYIELYYRTRHPELKLHFRNSGIGGNRTNHVLDRFEYDVAAWKPTIVSVELGMNDVGGEFAKTLPAYVEGMKKIIAKIRAIPATPILISSSPVDDGSKMNDWRGDRCKTIHPFTEALQKLAAEEDVLFVDQYHPLIDVWGDNRRKGAELAAKNPQPEPAPAPAPDGKPAKPKLPPSLIPLGGDPVHPGPVGQYTMAAVILKGLGAGGDVSSATISADGKVGGTKGCKITDVSAADGKLSFTRLDETGFWPVLPSGKAAFDLLPSGLDLSQYLLKVTGLPEGEYNISIDGKPAAKATSKQLAEGWNMTLAMTERSSAIGKLVQQLQSPLNQAWRKASKEKDAEKLAAAQAAIEACEKELQALVQPVPVKVAISR, encoded by the coding sequence ATGAAATCCATCAGAACGCTCTTCCGCATCTCCGCCCTTTCCCTGGTGGTGGCCTGCGCCGCCACCCTCCATGCGGAACCCGCGCCCCTCAAACTGAAGGACAATGACCTCTGGGTCATGGTCGGGGACAGCATCACCGCCCAGCGCCAGCACTCGAACTACATCGAGCTGTACTACCGCACGCGCCACCCGGAGCTGAAACTGCACTTCCGCAACTCCGGCATCGGAGGCAACCGCACGAACCATGTGCTCGACCGCTTCGAATACGATGTCGCTGCCTGGAAGCCCACCATCGTCAGTGTCGAGCTGGGCATGAACGATGTCGGCGGGGAGTTCGCCAAGACGCTGCCCGCTTATGTGGAGGGGATGAAGAAGATCATCGCGAAGATCCGGGCCATCCCCGCCACGCCGATCCTGATTTCCTCCAGTCCCGTCGATGACGGCAGCAAGATGAACGACTGGCGGGGTGACCGCTGCAAGACCATCCATCCATTCACGGAGGCGCTGCAGAAGCTGGCGGCGGAGGAGGATGTCCTGTTTGTGGACCAGTACCATCCGCTCATCGACGTGTGGGGTGACAACCGCCGGAAAGGCGCGGAACTCGCCGCGAAGAATCCGCAGCCGGAGCCTGCACCCGCACCCGCTCCGGATGGGAAGCCCGCCAAGCCGAAGCTTCCTCCATCCCTCATCCCGCTCGGCGGGGATCCGGTCCACCCCGGTCCTGTCGGCCAGTACACGATGGCGGCGGTGATCTTGAAAGGCCTCGGAGCCGGTGGTGACGTCAGCTCCGCCACCATTTCCGCGGATGGCAAAGTCGGTGGGACGAAGGGATGCAAGATCACCGATGTCTCCGCTGCGGACGGGAAGCTGTCCTTCACCCGTCTGGATGAAACGGGGTTCTGGCCGGTCCTGCCGTCCGGAAAGGCGGCGTTCGATCTCCTGCCCTCGGGGCTGGATCTCTCACAATACCTGCTCAAGGTCACCGGCCTGCCGGAGGGTGAGTATAACATCTCCATCGATGGCAAACCGGCTGCGAAGGCGACGTCGAAGCAACTGGCGGAGGGCTGGAACATGACCCTCGCCATGACCGAACGCTCCTCCGCCATCGGCAAGCTGGTCCAGCAGCTCCAGTCGCCCCTCAACCAGGCATGGCGGAAAGCGAGCAAGGAAAAGGATGCCGAAAAGCTGGCTGCCGCGCAGGCTGCCATCGAGGCGTGTGAAAAGGAGCTGCAGGCCCTCGTCCAGCCGGTGCCAGTGAAGGTCGCCATCAGCAGGTAG
- a CDS encoding alpha/beta hydrolase, whose protein sequence is MRQTLLIALLPLAAIAAETPVKPAKAAMPPTAADVAYGTHERQVLDFYKAASDKPTPLLFFVHGGGWTAGDKDKKTDFKAYLDKGISVVSINYRYTWQAQVDGIHPPVKAPLEDAARALQFVRSKAAEWNIDKTRVATTGGSAGACTSLWLAMHDDMADPKSSDPIARESTRLLCAAGTRGQTSLDPQQCKEWTPNSRYGGHAFGFMDPASVKSRDTLFAEFLSKREELLPLIREYSPIEHASADDPPIYLIYTTLPAMGQPEKDPTHSANYGVPLHAKLTALKVPCKLVHPGAPDTKHPTSESFLIDMLKK, encoded by the coding sequence ATGCGCCAAACCCTTTTGATCGCCCTGCTGCCGCTGGCCGCCATCGCGGCGGAAACTCCCGTGAAGCCCGCCAAAGCGGCGATGCCACCCACTGCGGCCGATGTCGCCTACGGCACCCACGAACGGCAGGTGCTGGATTTCTACAAGGCAGCCTCGGACAAGCCCACTCCTCTCCTGTTTTTCGTGCATGGCGGCGGATGGACGGCGGGCGACAAGGACAAGAAGACCGACTTCAAGGCCTATCTGGACAAGGGCATCTCCGTGGTGTCCATCAACTACCGCTACACGTGGCAGGCGCAGGTCGATGGCATCCATCCGCCGGTGAAGGCACCGCTGGAGGACGCGGCGCGCGCGCTCCAGTTCGTCCGCTCCAAGGCCGCGGAGTGGAACATCGACAAAACCCGCGTGGCGACGACCGGCGGCTCCGCAGGTGCCTGCACCAGCCTGTGGCTGGCGATGCACGACGACATGGCCGACCCGAAAAGCAGCGACCCCATCGCCCGTGAGTCCACCCGTCTGCTGTGCGCGGCGGGAACCCGCGGCCAGACCTCCCTCGACCCGCAGCAGTGCAAGGAATGGACGCCGAACAGCCGCTACGGCGGCCACGCCTTCGGCTTCATGGACCCGGCGAGCGTGAAATCCCGTGATACCCTTTTCGCCGAGTTCCTGTCCAAGCGGGAGGAACTGCTGCCGCTCATCCGGGAGTATTCACCGATCGAGCATGCCAGCGCGGATGATCCTCCCATCTACCTGATCTACACCACCCTTCCCGCCATGGGACAGCCGGAGAAGGACCCCACACACTCCGCGAACTACGGTGTGCCGCTGCACGCGAAACTCACCGCGCTGAAGGTCCCGTGCAAGCTGGTCCACCCAGGTGCGCCGGATACGAAGCACCCGACCAGCGAGTCGTTCCTGATCGACATGCTGAAAAAGTGA
- a CDS encoding tRNA threonylcarbamoyladenosine dehydratase: MSETDSHHRFGGIARLYGQAALERFLKSRVAVIGIGGVGSWAVESLARSGIGHLTLVDLDEICLTNVNRQLHAMDGQIGRQKADAMADRAKAIHPDCDVRILHTFFTERNAGEILDLGFDAVLDAIDSVKHKALLVAECHRRGIPVVTCGGAGGRRDPTRIRVTDLAYSGKDALLHQLRRTLRADHAFPKTPINSKPDPLGIDAVFTDEPPLFPQYDGSVSCERPEGTNLRLSCESGYGTATHVTASFGLIAAGRVLEKLASQA; this comes from the coding sequence GTGTCTGAGACGGATTCCCACCATCGGTTCGGCGGCATTGCCCGGCTTTACGGTCAGGCGGCGCTGGAGCGTTTCCTGAAATCCCGCGTCGCCGTCATCGGCATCGGCGGGGTGGGGTCGTGGGCGGTCGAGTCGCTGGCGCGTTCGGGCATCGGCCACCTGACCTTGGTGGACTTGGATGAAATCTGTCTGACCAACGTGAACCGCCAGCTCCACGCGATGGACGGCCAGATCGGCCGTCAGAAGGCGGATGCGATGGCGGACCGCGCAAAGGCGATCCACCCGGACTGCGACGTGCGGATCCTCCACACCTTTTTCACGGAACGGAATGCCGGGGAGATCCTCGATCTGGGCTTCGACGCTGTGCTCGATGCCATCGACTCCGTGAAGCACAAGGCCCTGCTGGTGGCGGAGTGCCACCGCCGCGGCATCCCCGTCGTCACCTGTGGCGGGGCGGGCGGCAGGAGGGATCCCACCCGTATCCGCGTCACGGATCTGGCCTACAGCGGAAAGGACGCTCTGCTCCACCAACTGCGCCGCACCCTGCGGGCGGACCATGCTTTCCCGAAGACGCCCATCAACAGCAAGCCGGACCCGCTGGGCATCGACGCCGTCTTTACCGACGAGCCGCCGCTTTTCCCGCAGTACGATGGCTCCGTCTCCTGCGAGCGTCCGGAAGGCACGAACCTGCGCCTGTCCTGTGAGTCCGGCTACGGCACCGCCACGCACGTGACGGCCAGCTTCGGCCTCATCGCCGCGGGCCGGGTGCTGGAAAAGCTCGCCTCGCAGGCATGA
- the ykgO gene encoding type B 50S ribosomal protein L36 — translation MKVLSSLASAKRRHADCQVVKRKGTVYVICKSNPKFKARQGATVGTRLSKKGVK, via the coding sequence ATGAAAGTTCTCTCTTCCCTCGCCTCCGCGAAACGCCGTCACGCTGATTGCCAAGTCGTGAAACGCAAAGGGACGGTCTACGTCATCTGCAAGAGCAACCCGAAGTTCAAGGCCCGCCAAGGCGCGACTGTCGGCACCCGCCTCTCGAAGAAGGGCGTCAAATAA
- a CDS encoding class I SAM-dependent methyltransferase: MIQRRPFRYPGTDEDVVRLEALLRDGLRAAEFQAAGSLAVLNLACGRADETGALAKALEPMQIGFYLGIDLRPDAIAEAAARWALPDGEIGFRCGDAAATDRMRQLPAFDFIFIRHQNYWHEPAVWDRLLGNALGRLKPSGLLVCTSYFDREHELLVAALRTRGAGLVANLRHAQSRPLPDAPGKSVDRHLAIFRQGQEIALHPGPAR, from the coding sequence GTGATCCAGCGCAGGCCATTCCGCTACCCGGGCACGGACGAGGACGTCGTCCGGCTGGAGGCGTTGCTGCGCGACGGCCTGCGGGCCGCGGAATTCCAGGCGGCGGGATCGCTCGCCGTGCTGAATCTGGCCTGTGGCCGGGCGGACGAAACCGGCGCGCTGGCCAAGGCACTGGAGCCGATGCAGATCGGCTTCTACCTGGGAATCGATCTCCGTCCGGATGCCATCGCGGAAGCGGCGGCCCGCTGGGCGCTGCCGGACGGTGAGATCGGGTTCCGTTGCGGGGACGCCGCCGCCACGGACCGGATGCGGCAGTTGCCCGCCTTTGATTTCATCTTCATCCGCCACCAGAACTACTGGCATGAACCCGCCGTGTGGGACCGCCTGCTGGGCAATGCGCTGGGCAGGCTGAAGCCCTCCGGACTGCTGGTCTGCACGTCGTATTTCGACCGGGAGCACGAGCTGCTCGTCGCCGCGCTGCGGACCCGTGGAGCCGGCCTCGTCGCGAACCTGCGGCACGCCCAGTCCCGCCCGCTGCCGGACGCCCCCGGCAAATCCGTGGACCGCCATCTGGCGATTTTCCGACAAGGACAAGAAATCGCTTTACATCCCGGTCCCGCCCGGTAG
- a CDS encoding aminoglycoside phosphotransferase family protein: protein MPPTSPTRPINPQVQKLVADIGNQFAVQGEFVLGEEIDSGHINSTYRASYRLPDGAVERYIFQAINRNVFKDPYAVMTNVELVTHHINGKVLRRKHDLGGQTLNLFPARVGGFWVEDAQGAVWRCYNHIEDCVTYNIVENERQAYQAAHAFGAFQDLVSDLDASVIIDTIPDFHNTRKRYDRLAEIIAADPCGRLESVRAEVDFIQARETLVDILLDLAAAGQIPLRVTHNDTKINNVMIDAQTDEAVCVIDLDTVMPGLALYDFGDLIRTATSPAAEDEQDLSKVKMQMPMFEALVRGYLDTAGGFLNETEVRYLAFSGKLITLEVAIRFLTDYLEGDVYFKIHRPGQNLDRCRNQIQLVREIEAQEPAMNAFVELQRRQAR from the coding sequence GTGCCTCCGACATCGCCGACCCGCCCGATCAATCCGCAAGTCCAGAAGCTGGTGGCGGACATCGGCAACCAATTCGCCGTCCAGGGGGAATTCGTCCTCGGTGAGGAGATCGACAGCGGCCACATCAACTCCACCTACCGCGCCAGCTACCGGCTCCCGGACGGCGCGGTGGAGCGCTACATTTTCCAGGCGATCAACCGCAACGTCTTCAAGGATCCGTATGCGGTGATGACCAACGTAGAGCTGGTCACCCACCACATCAACGGCAAGGTCCTCCGCCGGAAGCATGACCTGGGCGGGCAGACGCTCAACCTTTTCCCCGCCCGTGTCGGGGGATTCTGGGTGGAGGACGCGCAGGGGGCGGTGTGGCGCTGCTACAACCACATCGAGGACTGCGTCACCTACAACATCGTGGAGAACGAGCGGCAGGCCTACCAGGCGGCCCACGCCTTCGGCGCGTTCCAGGATCTGGTCAGCGACCTGGACGCCTCCGTCATCATCGACACCATCCCGGATTTCCACAACACGCGGAAACGCTACGACCGCCTCGCGGAAATCATCGCCGCGGATCCCTGCGGGCGTCTGGAAAGCGTCCGGGCGGAGGTGGATTTCATCCAGGCGCGTGAAACCCTCGTGGACATCCTGCTCGATCTCGCCGCTGCCGGGCAGATCCCGCTGCGCGTCACCCACAATGACACGAAGATCAACAACGTCATGATCGACGCGCAGACGGATGAAGCCGTCTGCGTCATCGACCTGGACACCGTCATGCCCGGTCTGGCGCTCTATGACTTCGGCGATCTCATCCGCACTGCCACCAGCCCAGCGGCGGAGGATGAGCAGGACCTTTCGAAGGTGAAGATGCAGATGCCCATGTTCGAGGCACTGGTCCGCGGCTATCTGGATACGGCGGGCGGTTTCCTCAATGAAACGGAGGTCCGCTACCTGGCATTCTCCGGGAAACTCATCACGCTGGAAGTCGCCATCCGTTTCCTGACCGACTACCTGGAAGGAGACGTGTATTTCAAGATCCACCGCCCCGGCCAGAATCTCGACCGCTGCCGCAACCAGATCCAGCTCGTGCGGGAAATCGAGGCGCAGGAACCGGCCATGAACGCCTTTGTCGAACTCCAGCGCCGTCAGGCCCGATGA
- a CDS encoding glycosyltransferase family 4 protein — protein MKVAYVTPYASGDVHAWSGSVFHVREALANAGCDILPVDSLNLKAAKIEGKLMSLAFKYLTGKTFLSDRTPGILRACAEQVEFRCEHIGPDVIFSPGSIPIAKVKSDKPIVFWTDATFAGIKDYYRDFSNLAKLSVWQGSRAEQQALTNCSLAIYTSEWAAKSAVDHYDVDPAKVKVVPFGANVSAARDEAVVRGLVAARDLETCELLFVGVDWERKGGPIALRTAEILKSRGLAVRLHVVGCEPPGELPDFVVRHGFISKKFPAGAARLAKLFSDAHFLIVPSRAECFGLVFAEAGSFGLPSLAAITGGVPSVVTSGKNGMLFPLEDEGEGYADFIQAQMADPAAYEALALGSFEEFKARLNWDVAGETVVSLMRGLVGQRIS, from the coding sequence ATGAAAGTCGCCTATGTGACTCCCTATGCCTCCGGGGATGTCCACGCCTGGTCCGGCTCGGTTTTCCATGTGCGGGAGGCGCTCGCAAATGCCGGGTGTGACATCCTGCCGGTGGATAGCCTGAATCTCAAGGCGGCGAAGATCGAGGGCAAACTGATGTCGCTGGCCTTCAAATACCTCACCGGAAAAACGTTCCTCAGCGACCGCACTCCGGGAATCCTGAGAGCTTGTGCGGAGCAGGTGGAATTCCGCTGCGAACACATCGGCCCGGATGTCATTTTCAGTCCCGGCTCCATCCCGATCGCCAAGGTGAAGTCCGACAAGCCAATCGTGTTCTGGACCGATGCCACCTTTGCCGGGATCAAGGACTACTACCGGGATTTCTCAAACCTCGCCAAGCTGTCGGTCTGGCAGGGGAGTCGTGCGGAACAGCAGGCGCTCACCAACTGCTCGCTGGCCATCTACACCTCGGAGTGGGCGGCGAAAAGCGCGGTGGACCACTACGACGTCGATCCCGCCAAGGTGAAGGTGGTACCCTTCGGGGCGAATGTCTCCGCCGCCCGGGACGAGGCGGTGGTGCGCGGGCTGGTGGCCGCGCGTGATCTGGAGACCTGCGAGCTGCTCTTTGTCGGTGTCGATTGGGAGCGCAAGGGCGGTCCCATCGCGCTGCGGACGGCGGAGATCCTGAAGTCCCGCGGTCTGGCGGTCCGCCTGCATGTCGTCGGGTGTGAGCCTCCCGGGGAACTGCCGGATTTCGTCGTTCGGCATGGATTCATCTCGAAGAAATTCCCGGCCGGCGCGGCCCGGCTGGCGAAGCTGTTTTCGGACGCGCATTTCCTCATCGTGCCATCGCGGGCGGAGTGCTTCGGCCTGGTCTTCGCGGAGGCGGGATCGTTCGGCCTGCCATCGCTCGCGGCCATCACCGGAGGGGTGCCCTCCGTCGTCACCTCCGGGAAAAACGGCATGCTGTTCCCGTTGGAGGATGAGGGGGAGGGATACGCGGATTTCATCCAGGCACAGATGGCGGACCCGGCTGCCTACGAAGCGCTCGCGCTTGGATCCTTCGAGGAGTTCAAGGCGCGCCTGAACTGGGACGTCGCGGGTGAAACCGTCGTCTCGCTGATGCGGGGATTGGTGGGGCAGCGAATCTCATGA
- a CDS encoding class I SAM-dependent RNA methyltransferase: MQRPPKKFVPHPFAYHQEIDVEIQSLTNLGSGVARVDGWVVFVPFSLPGETVRARVFRNDKNCSHADLVEVLKPSPERVEPGCPIFGDCGGCQYQHLSYDQQLAWKTRQVGELMKHMAGIEYPVNHCLSSEQVWNYRSKITPHFEKEKDGRIGPIGFLMNGRRSQLVDVPQCPIAMKEINAALPAIREDIRGNTHRYKRGATILLRATAEKVETNPKATAIEKVGDLTFQFLAGDFFQNNPFILPLFTGYVAKQAVAAGAKYLVDAYCGSGLFALTLAKHFEKVAGVEVSETSCEWARKNAKGNNITNAEFLTASAEAIFDVISFPAADSAVVIDPPRKGCTPEFLDQLIKFGPSRVVYVSCDPATQVRDLKQLSEGGYQLADVQPFDLFPHTRHLECVMTLVKV; encoded by the coding sequence ATGCAGCGCCCGCCCAAAAAGTTTGTCCCGCATCCTTTCGCCTACCATCAGGAAATTGATGTGGAGATCCAGTCCCTCACCAACCTGGGATCCGGGGTGGCGCGGGTGGACGGATGGGTGGTGTTCGTGCCGTTTTCCCTGCCCGGCGAAACCGTACGCGCCCGCGTCTTCCGCAATGACAAGAACTGCTCCCATGCGGATCTGGTGGAGGTGCTGAAGCCGTCCCCGGAACGTGTCGAACCGGGGTGCCCGATCTTCGGCGACTGCGGTGGCTGCCAGTACCAGCACCTTTCCTACGACCAGCAACTGGCCTGGAAGACCCGTCAGGTGGGCGAGCTGATGAAGCACATGGCGGGCATCGAGTATCCGGTGAACCACTGCCTTTCCTCCGAGCAGGTGTGGAACTACCGCTCGAAGATCACTCCGCATTTCGAGAAGGAGAAGGATGGCCGCATCGGCCCCATCGGTTTCCTCATGAACGGCCGCCGCTCCCAGTTGGTGGACGTGCCGCAGTGCCCGATCGCGATGAAGGAGATCAACGCCGCGCTGCCCGCGATCCGCGAGGACATCCGCGGCAACACCCACCGCTACAAGCGCGGCGCGACCATCCTGCTGCGGGCCACTGCGGAAAAGGTGGAGACCAACCCGAAGGCGACGGCCATCGAGAAAGTGGGCGACCTGACCTTCCAGTTCCTCGCCGGAGACTTTTTCCAGAACAACCCGTTCATCCTGCCGCTGTTCACCGGCTACGTCGCGAAGCAGGCGGTCGCCGCCGGGGCGAAGTATCTGGTGGATGCCTACTGCGGCTCCGGCCTGTTCGCACTGACACTGGCGAAGCACTTCGAGAAAGTCGCCGGTGTCGAGGTTTCCGAAACGTCCTGCGAATGGGCGCGGAAGAACGCGAAGGGCAACAACATCACCAACGCCGAGTTCCTCACCGCATCGGCGGAGGCGATTTTCGACGTCATCAGTTTCCCCGCCGCCGACTCCGCCGTCGTGATCGACCCGCCACGCAAAGGCTGCACGCCGGAGTTCCTGGACCAGCTCATCAAGTTCGGCCCGTCACGCGTGGTTTATGTATCCTGCGATCCGGCGACCCAGGTGCGCGACCTGAAGCAGCTTTCCGAAGGCGGCTACCAACTGGCGGATGTGCAGCCGTTCGACCTGTTCCCTCACACGCGCCATCTGGAGTGCGTGATGACACTGGTGAAGGTCTGA
- a CDS encoding PA14 domain-containing protein: MRRFFTSFLTIAALAACLPGHAETGPFLNGVFPKSAPGPSGNWALADAFPNLTFVDPVRLAADPRDPSKGFVICRNGQIWHIPLTPDAKPEDKVLALDLSANTLGFGDSGMMSMVFHPDFNIPDSPNRGHVYVYYQWVPEQPGDFDPATPNYLRLSRFTIADGAATIDPASEFVMIQQFDRHAWHTGGGMFFGQDRFLYLAIGDEGGSKDFYKSGQKINDRLFGGILRIDVDQDPARSHPVRRRPQAIPVPAGWPETFTQGYSIPNDNPWLDQKGGVLEEFWSIGTRNPHSMCLDEETGEIFVADVGQDSREEITIARKGGNHQWPYKEGSIDGPMKKPAKLIGKEVPPVFDYARTMGGCVIGGMVYRGSAHAGTLTGRYIFGDHASRSIHALDQSDAKHVEAEFLTGIPRSPGDKRLLSGISEGPDGEPYFIELGDPGTDTGKIHRLIRSGTPVPEPPRLLSQTGAFTDTAALVPSPALLPYAVNSPLWTDGAAKQRWISLPSGAEKVRYREQGEWDFPVGTVLVKHFALPVDDRDPTKVKPVETRFFVHGEGGHYYGVTYRWNEAGTDAELISKRENRRFQITGKDGKKRSQTWTFPSRSDCFTCHTPEAGSVLGLRSHQFSPEQLESWNRLGHFGESFGKRDPHTLVRAVDPHDPHASLDDRVKSYLDANCAHCHHPGGVAANFDATYTRPLSAQKLVRGMVNRPFTGAQDRVVAAGDLPHSVLAARMGVTGDKQMPPLGKNVVDRKAVALVEDWIRSLDDDRFPPNTQPGLQADYYKGSRFDELVLSRTDPAVDFDWGNGYPAEEVGVGNFSVRWHGEVIPPASGTYNFIATNDDGIRVIVNGVKVIDSWADQPATERSGPIQLTAGRPADLVVEFYKSTPGATVKLAWSGPGITRGIIPENAYRRSSTTDQEPVAEDDEIQVKRSGPTAIDVLDNDVGFNAPLGIHGVSITETPVHGTIRISGATGKLTYTPDATGPKEDSFRYTVSDSRGLISNEATVVLTPGP; the protein is encoded by the coding sequence ATGCGTCGATTTTTCACCAGCTTCCTCACCATCGCGGCGCTCGCCGCCTGTCTGCCCGGACACGCGGAGACAGGACCGTTCCTCAATGGGGTCTTCCCGAAGTCCGCGCCGGGACCGAGCGGCAACTGGGCGCTGGCAGACGCTTTTCCGAACCTGACCTTCGTCGATCCGGTGCGGCTGGCGGCGGATCCACGTGACCCCTCCAAGGGGTTCGTGATCTGCCGCAACGGCCAGATCTGGCACATCCCCTTAACCCCGGATGCGAAGCCGGAGGACAAAGTGCTGGCGCTGGACCTGAGCGCGAACACGCTGGGCTTCGGCGACTCCGGCATGATGTCGATGGTGTTCCACCCGGACTTCAACATCCCGGACAGCCCGAACCGCGGACACGTTTATGTCTATTACCAGTGGGTGCCGGAACAGCCGGGTGACTTCGACCCCGCGACGCCGAACTACCTGAGGCTGTCGAGATTCACCATCGCAGATGGCGCGGCCACCATCGACCCGGCCTCCGAGTTCGTGATGATCCAGCAGTTTGACCGCCATGCGTGGCACACGGGCGGCGGGATGTTCTTCGGGCAGGACCGCTTCCTTTACCTGGCGATCGGCGATGAGGGAGGGAGCAAGGATTTCTACAAGTCCGGGCAGAAGATCAACGACCGGCTGTTCGGCGGGATTCTCCGGATCGATGTCGATCAGGACCCGGCACGCTCGCACCCCGTGAGGCGGAGGCCGCAGGCCATCCCCGTTCCCGCAGGCTGGCCGGAGACCTTCACGCAGGGCTACTCGATCCCCAATGACAACCCGTGGCTGGACCAGAAAGGCGGGGTGCTGGAGGAGTTCTGGAGCATCGGCACGCGGAACCCGCACTCCATGTGCCTGGATGAGGAGACCGGGGAAATCTTCGTCGCGGATGTGGGGCAGGACTCGCGGGAGGAAATCACCATCGCCCGCAAGGGTGGGAACCACCAGTGGCCCTACAAGGAAGGCAGCATCGACGGGCCGATGAAGAAGCCCGCGAAACTGATCGGAAAGGAAGTGCCGCCGGTGTTCGACTACGCGCGCACGATGGGCGGCTGCGTGATCGGCGGGATGGTGTACCGAGGCTCCGCCCATGCCGGGACGCTGACGGGCAGGTATATCTTCGGAGACCACGCGTCGCGCAGCATCCATGCGCTCGACCAGTCCGATGCGAAGCACGTGGAGGCGGAGTTCCTCACCGGCATACCGCGCTCCCCCGGGGACAAGCGCCTGCTTTCCGGCATCAGCGAGGGACCGGACGGGGAGCCGTATTTCATCGAGCTGGGTGATCCCGGCACGGACACGGGGAAGATCCACCGGCTGATCCGCTCCGGGACGCCGGTGCCCGAACCACCGCGCCTGCTTTCCCAGACAGGTGCATTCACAGACACCGCCGCACTCGTCCCCTCCCCCGCCCTCCTGCCCTACGCGGTGAACTCCCCACTGTGGACGGACGGCGCGGCGAAGCAACGCTGGATCTCCCTCCCCTCCGGCGCGGAAAAGGTCCGCTACCGGGAGCAGGGTGAGTGGGATTTCCCGGTGGGCACGGTGCTGGTGAAGCACTTCGCCCTGCCCGTGGATGACCGCGACCCCACGAAAGTGAAACCGGTGGAAACACGGTTCTTCGTCCATGGCGAAGGCGGCCACTACTACGGCGTGACCTACCGGTGGAACGAGGCGGGCACGGATGCGGAGCTGATCTCCAAACGCGAGAACCGCAGGTTCCAGATCACCGGAAAGGATGGCAAAAAGCGGTCACAGACATGGACCTTCCCCAGCCGTTCGGATTGCTTCACCTGCCACACCCCGGAGGCGGGCAGCGTGCTGGGCCTGCGTTCCCACCAGTTTTCTCCCGAACAACTGGAATCCTGGAACCGCCTGGGGCACTTCGGGGAGTCCTTCGGAAAACGCGATCCCCACACGCTGGTCAGGGCCGTGGACCCGCACGATCCGCATGCCTCGCTCGATGACCGGGTGAAATCCTATCTCGATGCGAACTGTGCGCACTGCCACCACCCCGGCGGTGTGGCCGCGAATTTCGACGCCACCTACACCCGCCCGCTGTCCGCCCAGAAGCTGGTCCGCGGGATGGTCAACCGGCCTTTCACCGGGGCGCAGGACCGCGTGGTGGCCGCCGGGGATCTCCCGCACTCCGTGCTGGCCGCACGCATGGGCGTGACCGGGGACAAGCAGATGCCGCCGCTGGGCAAGAACGTGGTGGACCGGAAGGCGGTGGCGCTGGTGGAGGACTGGATCCGCAGCCTGGATGACGACCGCTTTCCACCCAATACCCAGCCCGGCCTGCAGGCAGACTACTACAAGGGCAGTCGTTTCGACGAGCTCGTCCTGAGCCGGACCGATCCCGCCGTGGACTTCGACTGGGGCAACGGCTACCCCGCCGAGGAGGTGGGCGTCGGCAACTTCTCCGTGCGCTGGCATGGGGAGGTCATCCCCCCGGCATCCGGAACCTACAATTTCATCGCCACCAACGACGACGGCATCCGGGTGATCGTCAACGGGGTGAAGGTGATCGACTCCTGGGCGGACCAACCCGCCACGGAACGCTCCGGTCCCATCCAGCTCACCGCGGGCAGGCCGGCGGATCTGGTGGTGGAGTTCTACAAATCAACCCCCGGGGCGACGGTGAAGCTGGCATGGTCCGGCCCGGGCATCACCCGCGGGATCATCCCCGAGAACGCCTACCGCCGGTCATCCACCACCGATCAGGAACCGGTGGCGGAGGATGATGAGATCCAGGTGAAAAGGTCCGGCCCCACCGCCATCGACGTCCTGGACAATGACGTCGGCTTCAACGCCCCGCTGGGCATCCATGGCGTGAGCATCACCGAGACACCGGTCCACGGCACCATCCGCATTTCCGGAGCCACCGGAAAACTAACCTACACGCCGGATGCCACCGGCCCGAAGGAAGACTCGTTCCGTTATACTGTGAGCGACTCGCGGGGGCTGATTTCCAACGAGGCGACGGTGGTTCTTACGCCTGGCCCGTGA